CCTGCCGCCAAATACGTGCGCAGCGCTCGATGGTTTTGATCGAGCACCTCCAGCGTCAGTTTACAGCAGCCTTCTGCTCGGGCCTGCTCTTCCGCCCCCGCCAACAGCGCCCGGCCCACGCCGCGCCCACGATGTGACGGCGCCACACACACGTCGTGCAGGTTGAGCAAAGGTTTCGCCGCAAAGGTCGAGAACCCCAGAAAACACACCGCGACACCCACCGCTTGCGAACCGTCGTAGGCCAGAAATACCCGCGTCGTCGGAAACGCCCGCAACCCCTCCACCAGGCGCTC
This portion of the Actomonas aquatica genome encodes:
- a CDS encoding GNAT family N-acetyltransferase; amino-acid sequence: MSSSDESTVRVVLADLNDAGQAAEVLAMVDTYSQDAMGDGAPLRAEVRERLVEGLRAFPTTRVFLAYDGSQAVGVAVCFLGFSTFAAKPLLNLHDVCVAPSHRGRGVGRALLAGAEEQARAEGCCKLTLEVLDQNHRALRTYLAAGFKRYALQDGAGEAIFLTKGL